From a single Miscanthus floridulus cultivar M001 chromosome 8, ASM1932011v1, whole genome shotgun sequence genomic region:
- the LOC136470629 gene encoding F-box only protein 8-like translates to MDSLVDDVLAEILLRLPPKSVLRCHAVSKRWRRIATCRTFVAAYSRHQRLELLVYPDGYHLDRNAKNILAGLDPLNSDYSGCRRFLRLDDGRSLRLADSRDGLLLLAASDNGTFLICNPATRQSAVLPSLTPDPCASAVPSGLYFHEPSGEHRLLCIGRLQLQHDNHPPSSSDAATVSVTGPFHYYILSTGSAAVRRLGPAGGLGVAPSACVALAGVLYWSHHPESGTSVDLVAFDTVSEKFRLIPRPPLTRRHYLRVFDMEGTLAVSAVAEGSLHMDVWALETEGDPSSSVAAWARRLRIDLPWQRLRESEFQPIDQAVAVVEGGLLLVVGSGYLLLYDVKEKRKVSRVYYGEIGNVSRCLYRASLVPLPVPPCPGTADASSSLHYYRPDDPYPSYFGRSRDWFVPDLEYAWYLRYKDIDSLRPDIFVKDHS, encoded by the coding sequence ATGGATTCTTTGGTCGACGACGTGCTAGCCGAGATCCTCCTACGCCTGCCGCCCAAGTCCGTCCTCCGCTGCCACGCCGTAAGCAAGCGCTGGCGGCGCATCGCCACCTGCCGCACCTTCGTAGCTGCCTACTCCCGCCACCAGCGGCTGGAGCTCCTCGTCTACCCCGACGGCTACCATCTTGACCGCAACGCCAAGAACATACTCGCAGGCCTCGACCCTCTCAACAGCGACTACTCGGGGTGCCGCCGCTTCCTGCGCCTTGACGACGGCAGGTCGCTGCGCCTCGCCGACTCTCGCGACGGCCTCCTCCTGCTGGCGGCAAGCGACAACGGCACCTTCCTCATCTGCAACCCGGCGACGCGGCAGTCGGCCGTCCTGCCGTCGCTCACGCCCGACCCGTGCGCGTCGGCCGTGCCATCCGGGCTCTACTTCCACGAGCCGTCCGGCGAGCACCGGCTGCTGTGCATCGGCCGCCTCCAGCTCCAGCACGACAATCATCCGCCATCGTCCTCTGACGCCGCCACCGTATCCGTAACAGGGCCGTTCCACTACTACATCCTCTCGACCGGCTCCGCCGCCGTGCGGCGGCTCGGCCCTGCCGGCGGCTTGGGCGTGGCTCCGTCCGCGTGCGTCGCCCTTGCCGGCGTCCTGTACTGGTCGCACCACCCTGAGTCCGGCACAAGCGTCGACCTGGTCGCGTTCGACACGGTGTCCGAGAAGTTCCGGCTGATCCCGCGGCCTCCGCTCACGCGCCGCCACTACCTCCGGGTGTTCGACATGGAAGGGACGCTCGCCGTGTCGGCGGTAGCGGAAGGGTCGCTCCACATGGACGTCTGGGCCCTTGAAACAGAAGGCGACCCCAGCAGCAGCGTCGCCGCCTGGGCTCGCCGCCTCCGGATCGACCTGCCTTGGCAGCGGTTGCGCGAGTCCGAGTTCCAGCCCATCGACCAGGCCGTGGCTGTCGTGGAGGGAGGCCTGCTCCTGGTGGTCGGCTCCGGTTACTTGCTGCTGTACGACGTCAAGGAGAAGAGGAAGGTGAGCAGGGTCTACTACGGCGAAATCGGCAACGTCAGCCGGTGTCTCTACAGGGCGAGCCTGGTGCCGCTGCCGGTGCCGCCGTGCCCCGGTACAGCCGACGCATCGTCGTCGCTGCATTACTATCGTCCAGATGATCCATACCCGTCCTACTTCGGGAGGAGTCGCGACTGGTTTGTACCCGACCTAGAATATGCGTGGTACCTGCGTTACAAGGATATAGACTCTCTCCGTCCTGACATATTTGTAAAGGATCACAGTTAA
- the LOC136474940 gene encoding protein transport protein SEC31 homolog B-like, with product MAEVLASASVTASALAFGGSSDVTFLAAGTSPGSSTAPGSSNASGSSNPGLLVYRTAAAYVDGVLPLVARIPSPAEFCRVAWSRPTEASCYSSALPTGLIAGGLKSGVVAVWDPREALLEPSDSGSDSSIIEDYFCPKDVLQQVHGTTPNLVAGGHDHENPATAVSDPHRNDNLMLQSEDGRSESGDGRWFSQFRVIDDYFSPDGPPQPPSLDSTSGDLTLPASSSASMVALMSCHSAGPVLGLSFSPTTPHFLASGGAKGTVLIWDLINPSAERIPHFQYNEDDNVQILDLSWSALKPNVITSASNVGVKILDISAKSSVIGKFSSMENCSAVEWCPTDKDTMVVASGNYCKVWDVRKVDKPLHQFSDTNSLVAISWCPFEKEIVLACTEEKLLLLNVKKGEVVHEVKAPGKCLAVRWSQHRVNHFALATSGGRPVHDKVEMYSGVGN from the exons ATGGCGGAGGTGTTGGCGTCGGCGTCCGTGACGGCGTCGGCCCTCGCCTTCGGCGGCTCGTCTGACGTCACCTTCCTAGCTGCGGGCACCTCGCCGGGTTCCAGCACCGCGCCGGGTTCCAGCAACGCGTCCGGTTCCAGCAACCCGGGCCTCCTCGTCTACCGCACCGCCGCCGCGTACGTCGACGGCGTGCTTCCCCTCGTCGCCCGCATCCCCTCGCCGGCCGAGTTCTGCCGCGTCGCCTGGTCCAGGCCCACAGAGGCGTCGTGCTATTCATCTGCACTCCCCACCGGGCTCATCGCTGGTGGCCTGAAGAGCGGCGTGGTCGCCGTCTGGGACCCCCGTGAGGCGCTGCTCGA ACCCTCGGATTCGGGCTCCGATTCCAGCATAATCGAGGATTACTTCTGCCCAAAGGATGTGCTGCAGCAGGTCCATGGCACCACCCCCAATTTGGTCGCCGGTGGCCACGACCACGAGAACCCCGCGACGGCCGTTTCGGATCCCCACAG GAATGACAACCTGATGCTGCAATCGGAAGATGGCCGCTCGGAGTCGGGAGATGGTCGGTGGTTCTCCCAGTTTAGGGTAATCGATGATTACTTCTCTCCAGATGGGCCTCCACAGCCGCCAAGTCTGGACTCCACTAGTGGTGATTTGACTCTCCCTGCATCATCGTCCGCTTCCATGGTTGCCCTGATGTCATGTCACTCTGCTGGTCCA GTACTCGGTTTGTCGTTCAGCCCTACAACACCACACTTTCTTGCTTCTGGTGGAGCAAAAGGGACAGTACTCATATGGGATCTTATCAACCCTTCTGCAGAAAGAATTCCCCATTTTCAG TATAATGAAGATGATAATGTGCAGATCTTGGATCTGTCATGGAGTGCTCTTAAACCCAATGTTATTACCTCAGCATCAAATGTTGGTGTTAAAATTTTGGATATAAGTGCCAAATCATCTGTGATTGG GAAATTTTCTTCGATGGAAAATTGTTCAGCTGTAGAATGGTGCCCAACTGACAAAGATACGATGGTCGTAGCTTCTGGAAACTACTGTAAG GTCTGGGATGTTCGGAAAGTGGACAAGCCATTGCACCAGTTCAGTGATACCAATTCCCTTGTGGCGATATCATGGTGTCCATTTGAGAAAGAAATTGTGCTAGCATGCACTGAAGAGAAGCTTCTTTTACTGAATGTGAAGAAGGGCGAG GTTGTACATGAGGTAAAAGCACCTGGCAAATGCTTGGCCGTTCGCTGGAGCCAACACCGTGTCAACCATTTTGCCTTAGCTACCTCGGGAGGAAGACCGGTCCACGATAAAGTGGAGATGTACAGCGGTGTGGGTAATTAG